The genomic interval ATTTTTGATAGGGAGGGAGCCACTCGCTActtctttttttaattaaaatgtttttttaaattttagttttttaaataataataataaaatagagtgaggtgttaaaaaaatattaaaatgttttttttgttttaaaaataaaaagaataaaagagtGAGGTGTTTTGAAACAAACATAGAACTCATAGAAGAGTGGTTGAGAGGTTTTTTTAATAGTGGATAGATGTGTGAgactttttacttttaaaataacattgatgtgATATTGAAGGAGCTCTTTGAAAGCTTCCATCATTGTGGATGCCCCTAAATTCCCCAAGTCTAGGGCAGACAGTTCATGCAGTACTAGTGTTACCGTAGATAAGCCTAGGGTTGATTCCCGAATTCAAACCCCCATGGGTTACTCATTCTTGCATGTCCTATTATTGTTGGGCAAAGCCCCATGATTTTCCTACCTGTGTCTAACCCGGAGGCTGATGACACTGGCCGACTGAGATAAGTGTTATCACTTTTTGTCATAGCTTATATTATTCAACAAATTACTGAACCatgtaatttaaatttcatattatccAAATCGCATAAGCAACTTTAAAATGCTCAAATCACGTACCAGATATCCATTTTGCCCCTCTGCTCATTCGCTTTCATTTGATGAATCGATTGTTACAATGTAGCAATCAATTCGGTATGTTTTtgcgataaaaaaaaatatttttaatctattGTTACAGTATAACAATcaattaaaaacttttaaaaaatatattaaaaagtcttctttgataaaaaaaatcattgctcttaataCAGTGTATCGAATTGATGTTTGAGCatatgaatataattagaagaattagacaaacacATAAGACTTGATTTTATGTCATTCCGAGCTTTCTAGATCCATCAACCTCTTTTGGCCAAAACCAACTAATTGACCTAGATAGCTCGGAATAATATAAAATAAGGTCCTATGTGTTTGTCtagttcttctaattatattcatgccctcaaatatcattTTCATATGTCATATTGTTAGTAGcaattttttaaacacaaatcaGATTTTTCAATTGATTGTTTTAGTGACCATGAAAAGTAACTTTAATCGATTACTATCAatcaattatttaaaaaaaaatgattaaaaagtcttctatgataaaaaaaattattgttctcaatataATATATAAAGTTAATCTTTTaggacatgaatataattaagagGACTAGATAAACACATAAGACCAAAAGAgctcagaatgatatgaaattatGTCTTTACGTGTTTATCTAGTTTTTCTGATTATATCCATATTCTCAAACGTCAATTCGATATTCCAGAGTAGCgaattttttatcataaaaaaacttttaatcattttttataaaaaaaaagctTTTAATCAATTGCTACAATAATTTACCTATGGGGCAAAATGAATATCAAATACCCGATTTGAATATTTTCAAAGTTGCTTATGTGATTTGAATAATATGAAACTTAAACTATGTGGTTCAGTAATTTACcttatattattttcattattgtcaAAAAGCCCTTAAATTTTCTTATCGAATTATTGTCTAATACTAGTTAGTAGTTTGAATTACAATTATTgtaattaaaaatagttttaattaaaatatcattgttaaaaatgattttaattaaattactttaaataattttgattaaaactttattttaattttaactaatATTACTATGTAATGTATTAATTTTGTTGGCTTGATAACTTCAATTGATAGCACTCCATATAAAAGGTAGTTATAATAGGGTAAAATACTTTATGATTTAGCTATCTCTTATAATGGGATTGACGATATTGAATCATTTATGATGAACGATATCATCTTTTCCTTGTTAAGGTCGTTTGATGCTAGGAGGGaggggggtggggtgaatagcgtcGCACATTCGTTGTTTGCTttgtgatgatgatatgcagcggaaagaacaCGAAACACAATACAACGCTAATAAGtagaatttatttggtatccacctcaagaagaggtgataaatctaaggatccacacgcgACACACCCTTCACTaacaaaaacactccttctcggtaactatcgGAGGTGGAAAAATCTCGTACAACTCACCTAAGCATACAACccaacacaagaagaaaatacaaagaatACAACTGAAAAACCTTTCTTCTTGCTCACTTGATGCTTGTAGATGTCTCTTGAACCTTGAAAGTacaacaacacttgtctccaagagcttcTAAGAACTGACGGCATGTAGTCGGAGAAGTCGTGTGTAGATCGGGAGAAGAGATACGGAGAAGAAGCTCGCCAATGACTATATACCTCGCgctcctagggctcccaatcgattgggcatgcttccaatcgattgccacgtcagatatGCGCCATCCCAGCCATCCATCGCTCGCTTCCTatgcaacggtcgaatcccaatcgatcggttgatcgattggggagacttgaatagatcggctgatcgattcagagcgcctctgtgctctctggacaAAGACttgaattgatcgaccgatcgattcaagcttcCTCGCGATTGCGCGAGAAAaccagctgccaatcgatcggtcaatcgattggcagtgcccaatcgatcgactgatcgattgggaaaggttCTGTgcgtcgatcgattgggaaaggttctgtgctcgcgacaattgctctcaatcgatcggtcgatcgattgggccaacctTCACTCGCGCCacactccccaatcgattggccatcCTTGGACTTgactaaactcaagttcaagatccccaaacccaacatccggtcaaccgtgacctgttggaacctcatacctagcatccggtcaatcttgacctgttaggactctttcaccaagtgtccgatcaatccctttgacccacttggatttgtCTCCTCGTGCCAGTGGTCGATCAACCTtgccccacttggacttaccgtcttgtgccaagtgtcaggtcctccatgatccacttggacttccaccaaatgtccgatcgctcttgactcatctggatttccacgtgcctgacttcactcaccaggtctttccatctacctagctttacCCACTAGAAtttttacctgacttcactcactagaattttcacctagcttcactcactagggttttcacctaactttactcaccaggatttttccactgcccgacttcactcaccgggactttcacttgcctgacttcattcaccaggactttcacctacctgacttcactcaccaggactttcacctagcttcactcactaggattttccaactgcctagcttcactcactaggtcttttacctggcttcactcaccaggattttcaactgcctaaccttcagttaggacttttctagtcaagtatccggtcaaccctttgacttacttgactcttcttcacatctaactggtcaactttgaccagagggaaattgtatcaacaatctccccaaacggatGATTGCatatgcaatctccatatattgtcaaatatcgaaactcaaacatcaaaactcaagcttacGCCAACTCAAATttaatcaacctggtcaaccttaactAAGGGGATATTATACCAACATTCCTCTCATAACttcaattgattgaattttttTACCTTCAATCAATCAAATGAAGTTGAAATATAACTTTTCTATTTCGAGGTGGAGGAAGAAATAAAGAGGAACATAAGGAGTGGAGAAGAGGATCAAGGATTTTTTGATCCACCTTTTTAATTAGGGGATAGTCCATAATATAGTTGTGGTTGGATCATGATCGCGATCCGATCATAATTGATTATGATCTCTCTCTACGTTTATCTTCGCGTTGAAGTTATAGTTTGGCTCAGGATGGACGACCGGAGGTCGGCGGCGATGGGCAGGTGGCTAGACTGCGGGGCACCAAGTTGGGATGACTTCCAAGTGACCTCCGACCGTCCATCCCGATCTAAATTATAACCTAAatgaaataataaatttaaaaatatcacaactaattataattaaattatggtATATTATGGATCATCctctgataaaaaaaattagaccAGAGGATCCGGCttaagaggagaagagagaggctaaagatttgattaaatattttagaGACTGACATATAGGAGGCTAGGGTGCCATGATAAATAATTGGATGGACTTCCTGGACAATAATTCGAATATTACACAATCAAGATTTATCCCCATTTTCGTATTTATCTGCTAGCATTTATGTAAATTACTAGTGGATTAATTTAGAAGATATTTAAGATTTCTAAAAGATGAGTaggatttattattttattttttccctatatatatatatatatattaaaaaatatttcatatatattgatatatatatatatatatatatatatatatatatatatatatatatatatatatatatatatatatatattaaaaaatatttcatatatatTGACTTTGTTGTGTACCTTTTTCTACATTAATTGTTGCCatctaaattaaataattaaggtTCCCTAATGGATAGTTTCTGCCCGTTCAAAATTTGAATTCCCAAGTGGGATCACAACGGCAACGAAACAACAGAGCGGAGCCTGCAGTTTTTATTTAAACAAATCTCTCTTTCACTCACCTCCAACGTTCAAGAGGATAtggcggaggcggaggcggagaaGGAGGCGACTTGGGCGGCAGCGGCTCAGGCAGATCCGGAGGGGGCGTTCTTGCTGCTCCAGCGAATTATGGAGCCGGAGGAGGACGGCGCCGGAGCAGCGGCTGGGAAGACAGACGGGTTCGAGTGGGAGTTGCACAAGGAAAACGTACGGCCCTTGAAGCGCGGCCGCAACACGAAACTCCTCAACAGAGCCCTCAAAGCCCAGGTCGATCGCGACCTTAAGGCCTCCCTCCTCCAAACCCGCAGGTATTTTTCTCTGTCTTCAAAGCCTCAAAGGGATCTTTTTTTTTTGCCCTTTTAGATCCCCTCTCCTGAAAGATTCACCAtcattttctttttggttctatacGAATCAGGAGGATGATCGAGGCGATTGATGAGTACCAGGGAGAGGATCCCCTTCGGCCATGGCTCGAGTaagaatttctgtaatttttgtgCAATCGTCTGCGTTGAGGTTGTCTAATTATTTTACACGACCGGAATCAAGTTGCATAAAATGGGTTCAAGAATCATTTCCGACGGGAGGAGAATGCTCGGGGTTAGTTGTGATGTATGAGCAATGTGTGCGCACCTTTTGGCATGACGAACGTTATCAAGAGGATTTGCGGTACCTCAAAGTGTGGGTGGAATACGTGAGTGgcattctttcatttctttctttttttactaGAATGATGAATATGATCGATCTTGTTTGTTTCCCAAGGCGGCCAATTGTGCTGATGCTGAAGTCATATACCAATTTTTGGAGGCAAATGAAATCGGGCAAAGTCATTCGATCTTCTACTCATCCTATGCCATGCTGCTGGAGTCTAAGAACAAGTTCAAGAAGGCTGATGAGATTTACAATCTTGGATTAGCCAGGTGAGGGATCTCTGTTTATCTGCTGCTGGAATGAGTTACACAAGATTATGAAGTGGTTTGTTGATTCCCAGTTTGCCAACTACCTGTTCTGCTCGTTTGGTTGGCCACAACTAGTGCCTTGTTTGGTATTCTTTGGAGTTAAGATCCACATATAAAGCTTTGATCTTTTCCTGTTGGCATAATTATAAATTCATCTGACCTCTGTGGAGTCTTCTTTAGATTAGGTTATTCATACTGATGAAGTAAGACTGCACTTATTTCATATATAAATGCAAAGAACTACAATCATTTATCTATATGTACTATCAATCTTCTGATTAGTGTCGTTACTCTTATCATAGGAAGGCAAAACCAATCGAGAAGTTGGAAGCTGCATACAGGGCATTCCTTGTGCGTTCTACAATGAGGCGCGACAAGGAAGTAAGTTTCAATGAATTTGATCGATTGTGTTGAATCTATGTTCATTCGCTCCGTGTTTAAATGTATAGGAAGAGTTGCTAGATAAAACCTTGCCAGTTCGAAGCTTTGGGACTGTTTTAACAGCACTGGACTCAAGTAAGCAGTATAACTCATTATTATTTTCATGCCACACAAAAAGGTTAATCTTTTGTTATTTACCAGGAAGACAAGCTGCAGAAAATCCAAGCTCATCTAAAAGGATGATCCCTCTACAGAAGTGAGTGAACTGATCAGATTTTAATCCAAGATTACAATGTTTCTTTGTGTTGGCAAAGAGGATTCAAGCGCGCTCTAAATTGATCAACTGTTGCATTGATGAGTTTCTGCGTCTGTTTTTGCAGGATCAGTAATAATCGACCCCTCTCTGTGTACCAAGATGAAAATTCCAATACAAATGATCAACACTCaaacatgaaaaaaaatgagaagtcttggaattCCCTAGGAAGTCGATTAGatcgaaataaggaaaatacCTCAATGCCTACCAAATGGACATCATATAAGGTTGGAGAGTTGCCTTCAAAGATACCCTCGCTTACTCCATAACTGCTACTTCGCACAATGAATATCATTTTGTTTCATTCATCAGGTTCCACAAAAAGGACAACGAACAAGTTCAGCAGCACCAACTCCACTGATTAAGGTGTATGTTGATGAAGAATGTGCAGAGTATATCCACAGCAACTTCAACCTTTTTATTTAAACTTTTCACACAAAGTGATATATTACCTATTGCACACACAACTAATCAAGTTATCTAACCCAAATTACTGTTTGACAATTAATCTTTCCTCTTATTTTGCATGCATCAGGATAAACTCAAACTCAGTTCAGGCTGCAAAGAATTTGAAGACTACCACCTTCAAACTCGGAAACTCAGCTACTGCAAACTTAAAGAAGTATGCGTTTGCAAACTTACAAACTCTGTTTATTGAGGTTGTTTGGCTGATCTTGTCTTCTTCTTGATCAGGGAAACAGAAATGCTCAAAGACAATCCATTGAGGAACTTTCCTCTGAGTAGTCTCAGATAGCTGGCATCCAGGTGGTAGCTTGTTCGCACTAGAGCTGATTGAATTGATAGAATGTTATCATTTTTAAACCGCAATTTGTTTCATTTGAAGCTGCCTGGTCATTTCCTTTGATGTCCAAGCAAAAAGTAGTCTGTTCCACTGAACTCAGTTAATGTGGCATTGCATGCATGGATGGGGGTTCAAGGATCTTAAGATACACAATTCATTGATTCTTCACTTGTTCAAGTTTAATATTTGAAGTCATTTTCATTTTATTGAACAATATGTGAATATCTCCATGGTGGCGACCACAAATGGTTGTAGTGTTGGACAActaagaaagtgtgatgggaagtGGTGGAGAATAGTTAGAAGAGCACATGAGCGACGCTTGGGCCTCCCCATGTGCTCCATGATCCCACTCATCTTGTCCATGGCACGCACGCTGGCCATGGATGATCCATGAATGGATAGATGGATTACATGTAGTGCAATACAAGCAACTATTCCACTGTCTCTACTCAAGTGCCAGACATCCTCCGCATGTATACAAAAATGGCAtcatgttaatattttttttttgtcaaaaaaaaaaaaaggggcctcaacaaaaatttaaaaagggTGCCCCTTCAATGatgtattttgaaaatattcaGCTTTGATATAGCAGCTAGCTACCATAGTTACTATATTAAGCAGAAGTTGTACAATAGTTGATATAATGTATAGTATTTGGTAATGATGAGTTTGAGATTTAGGGTAAGTTTATGATTTAGGatttagaattttagaatattgttatatcaaaatacttgatcaaaattatttaaattttattaaaatcactttaaaataatTGTAGAAACTATTATATAGTTGTTACAATCTTAAACTCTAAACTCATCCTAAACAAGAAAGTAGATCCTCTAGTCCGTAATTCTTGGTCCCCTCCTAGTTTCTTCTACAATTTGCAAGTCGGATCGTGGCCGAAATCCTGTCAAAATTGGCTGCGATTTCTCTGGGTTCATCTTCCCACCAGGTTATAATTTGGGTCGAGGTAGGAGGCCGGAGGCCATCGACGGTGAACGGATTATATGGCATCGAGCAGGGGGTGGCCCGTACACAATCGACAGCCTGCCTCGACCAAACTATAACCTAGATGAGAAGGTGAACCCAAGGGAGATCGTAGCCAATTTTGGTTAGATTCCAACCGCGATCCGGCGTACAAATTATgaaagagacaagaaagggactAGGGACTAGGGATTATGGATCAGAGGATCAACACTCCCTAAACACATTGTAACAAATATTGAATAGTTTCTATACGGTGTAAATTCAAAATCCTAAACTCTTTCTAAATGTGTAAatgctgctacaacattgttGGATCAAGCGAGATAAAATTACTAATAGGATGcctatcttatttttattttttaaccaaGGCTGATGATTtgatatttcttttaatttgGGGGTgtacttttttaatttttaccctattttttttatagtcgtattattttttttaaaataaataatttggcATCTATCCCAAAAGCCATATAATTGGGCAAAAATTGTCTTCTCATAATGATATGGTGATTAAGATATAAAGTATTATCACATAATATCTTGAAGTCGAAATTCAACTGTCTAAGCATAAATTAAATCATTTGTCCCAAGATTCTCATGTCTCTGTGTCCCCTCGCCGATAGGATGGTCATCAGATCCTTGTGACATGCACTGTATCTTTGAAATATGATCTAGTGCATCAGATCGATGAGAGGCCATGGATACATGAGAATCTTAGGATAGAGGatatatatttgataattttaCCATGCCAAAAGTCTATATAAGAAAGCATTGGATCAGGAACATGCTGCCATGAAAATGGGGCTTCTCTGGCAGAGGACACTCGCGCTGTGCTTAATGTGTTTTGCAGTTGCAGAAGCTGCTCTTTTCCATCATCATTCTCATCCACCAAATCACAACGCCACCGCCGCCGCAGCCATGGAGAGCGCAAGTGACCATCTTGGATATTATCCGGCTGCTTTTCCCATAGCCGCGGACCCTGCCATCGGCGCGCGAGTCAGCCCACCGCCCGGTGGTATCAATGGTGGAGGAGGAGGCGGAGGTGGCAACGGCGGTTACGGCTATGGATGGGGCAGCGGCAGCGGCGGAGGgggaggaggcggcggcggaggtaacggtgggggtggtggtggaggcgGGCAAAGCGGCGGCGGAGGCAGTGGAGGGAATGGCAGCGGCGGAGGTAGTGGTCATGGAGGAGAATATGGCAGTGGAGCAAAGAACGGTCGTGGAAAAGGTAGTGGCTGCGGCAGTAGAAGATGCGGTGGAGGCCATGGAAGTGGACATGGCCACCGCCGCGGCGGCGGCGATTCTGTTGGCCGGAGCTACCGACGAACCAATCGACGTGGAGATTAAGGATTTGGATTTGGTCCTTAATTAACAGATCAATAACGTTTACTAGTAATGcattatcagttttatttttgcCTTATAATTAATATATGCGGGCAGTTTGACGAAACCGACAACGATCTCCATCATCCCCAAACGCGCGGTAGAAACAAAAACACGTGTCTTTGCGCGtgaaagagagagaaagagggaggcGCGTCACGTGCTCACTCGCTCTCCCTCACTCACTCCTCTGTCGTGCGCCACACGGCCATGGGCTCTGTTTCCCTCCAGATCGGCGACGGCACCGCTCGCTTCCGCCGCGCCACCCTCTGCTCCTCCGCCCTCCACCTCCTCATGCTCTCTTCCGTTATCACCACTAACCTCTTCGCTTTCTACGCGTTCACCTCCTCCCCCTCTTCCTCTTCTGCCGCCGCCCATGCCCGCAACATCTCCCTCATCTCTGAGAACGTCGCCCTCATCGTCCGCGAGATCGAGGCCTCCGAGCGCCGACTCCACCAGATCGAGCGCGAGCTCGCTGGCTACGACACCTTCGATCCCGCCAAGTCCTCTCTCCCGCCCGACCTCAAGCTTTTCCTCGCTCGCCACCCCCTGCCCCTTGGCCGCGACGCTCGTTCCGGCATCACCGAGATGGTGTCTTCCGTCGCTCACTCTTGCGCCCGCTCTCCCGCCGCCGATCTCCTCGCCCGCTATATGTCCTATGAGCCCGCTGCCCCTTGCCCCCTCGACGATCCCTTCCTCCCTCAGAAGCTCGTCGCCAAGGCCTGCGAGCCCCTCCCTCGCCGACGCTGTCTTTCGCACTCAACAGCTACCGCTGCAGCCCCCCGCCTTCCGTTTCCTCAGTCTCTCTGGAGCCCCGGCACCAAGAACCCTGGCGCCGGAATCTACGGCCTCGACAAGCAATTATGGATCAAACCCCGGCGGAAAAGTGATATCTTGATCGATGATGTCCTTGCTCTCGGCCGCGGTGGGATCCGGATCGGGTTTGATATCGGCGGCGGAGCTGGGAACTTTGCGGCCCGCATGGCGGAGCGGAACGTCACCGTCGTGACGTCGACCCTCGAAGTAGGGGGAAAGCCAATGAACGAATTCATAGCTGCTCGAGGCCTCTTTCCTCTGCTCCTCTCCCCTTCACAGAGGTTTCCATTCATCGACTCGGTATTCGACCTGGTGCACACAATGAATGCCTTGGACGAGGGCGGAGCTCCAGCACTGGGGCAGGCAAGCCGTACAGAGGCGCTAGAGTTCTTGATGTTCGATATCGATCGCGTCCTTAGACCAGGGGGCTTCTTCTGGCTCGACAACTACCTCTGCGCCGGCGACGAGCGGAAGCGCATGGTAACCAGGCTGATAGAGAGGCTGGCGTACAAAAAACTTAAATGGGcggtcgaggagaaggccgaagccAGCGGCACGGAGAAGGCACAACAACTGTATCTCTCCGCTCTGCTACAGAAGCCGGCTAGAGGCTGAAGTGCATCACTGTCGATGGAGGATACATGCTATGAAGGTAATTAAGTGGAAAATTTCCAGTTCAATTCTTTGATCCCCCATTGTTTTGGTTGAATTTATATGGATATAATTCATCGATTAGTAAATTTCATGGAATTCATTGATCAAGTTACTGATTGAAGAATAAGTGTAACACTAGATAAAATTCCTTTCTGAAACAAAGGAAATGCTTCTTTAACTTCTGTTATAGGATATGCGCTTCATTATCTTTTTGCTGATGTTTGTTAATTTGATGTGCAATGACTAAATGGTCTTAGGTTCGTCACCAAAGGATAACAAGGCATAATGTGTGAATTCTTGATTTTTCTCAACAGCCAAAGTTTGAACATGTAAACCTGTTATACAAATAGTTTCAGTTGCAGGGTTTTATATATTGGCAAAAAACTGGAGAACCAGGGCACAGATTTAAGAAAGTTTATGCATCATAAGGCCTAGAGCAAATCCGGGGCGGATGCAGGATTTTCGATTTGGTGAAGCCGCCGTTTGTTTATTCGGAGGTGCGGATAAAGAAGGGAAAGAAAATCCCCGTGGGAATATATCTGTGAAGGAGAAGGGAAAGGAAAGCATAATGGAAAGACAAAGGATAAGGCTTAGTTGGGAAGTTGGAAGGGaaattatgtgtttttttatttgggagtggaggaaagaaaagaaaggaaattatttttttttgtttgggaGTTGGAGGAAagtgaaaagaaaatatttaataatatattcaCGATTTTTATAATCTTTAAATTGTTTTAAGCTCTAATTATATGGTTGATACTGTATATATTAGCCAATA from Zingiber officinale cultivar Zhangliang chromosome 6B, Zo_v1.1, whole genome shotgun sequence carries:
- the LOC121992118 gene encoding mitotic spindle checkpoint protein BUBR1-like, which translates into the protein MAEAEAEKEATWAAAAQADPEGAFLLLQRIMEPEEDGAGAAAGKTDGFEWELHKENVRPLKRGRNTKLLNRALKAQVDRDLKASLLQTRRRMIEAIDEYQGEDPLRPWLDCIKWVQESFPTGGECSGLVVMYEQCVRTFWHDERYQEDLRYLKVWVEYAANCADAEVIYQFLEANEIGQSHSIFYSSYAMLLESKNKFKKADEIYNLGLARKAKPIEKLEAAYRAFLVRSTMRRDKEEELLDKTLPVRSFGTVLTALDSRRQAAENPSSSKRMIPLQKISNNRPLSVYQDENSNTNDQHSNMKKNEKSWNSLGSRLDRNKENTSMPTKWTSYKVPQKGQRTSSAAPTPLIKVYVDEECAEINSNSVQAAKNLKTTTFKLGNSATANLKKETEMLKDNPLRNFPLSSLR
- the LOC121990800 gene encoding glycine-rich cell wall structural protein 2-like, producing the protein MGLLWQRTLALCLMCFAVAEAALFHHHSHPPNHNATAAAAMESASDHLGYYPAAFPIAADPAIGARVSPPPGGINGGGGGGGGNGGYGYGWGSGSGGGGGGGGGGNGGGGGGGGQSGGGGSGGNGSGGGSGHGGEYGSGAKNGRGKGSGCGSRRCGGGHGSGHGHRRGGGDSVGRSYRRTNRRGD
- the LOC121992119 gene encoding probable methyltransferase At1g29790, with protein sequence MGSVSLQIGDGTARFRRATLCSSALHLLMLSSVITTNLFAFYAFTSSPSSSSAAAHARNISLISENVALIVREIEASERRLHQIERELAGYDTFDPAKSSLPPDLKLFLARHPLPLGRDARSGITEMVSSVAHSCARSPAADLLARYMSYEPAAPCPLDDPFLPQKLVAKACEPLPRRRCLSHSTATAAAPRLPFPQSLWSPGTKNPGAGIYGLDKQLWIKPRRKSDILIDDVLALGRGGIRIGFDIGGGAGNFAARMAERNVTVVTSTLEVGGKPMNEFIAARGLFPLLLSPSQRFPFIDSVFDLVHTMNALDEGGAPALGQASRTEALEFLMFDIDRVLRPGGFFWLDNYLCAGDERKRMVTRLIERLAYKKLKWAVEEKAEASGTEKAQQLYLSALLQKPARG